In Pseudomonas fakonensis, one DNA window encodes the following:
- a CDS encoding FecR domain-containing protein — protein sequence MSTQPISRPVAQQAARWLLHLQQDSSPQALQGCADWRAAHADHERAWQLAARFSAQVQAIPPQLARTALQRPAALGRRATLKALTSLVVLGSLGVTLQRTGSLDGLMADISTGVGERRRLTLDDGSELHLNTDSAVDIRYSADERLLVLRRGELYLRTGADPRPLRVQSAWGAFQPLGTRFAVRQFDGHDRLQVFEGAVAATPLQGEAVRIEAGGQALIGADGVHQLGAVAGSAGWIDGVLRVERMPLGEFVAELGRYRPGWTRCAPEVAGVLVSGTFQLNDTEAALAALAMAFPVRVQSVTRYWVTVVAA from the coding sequence GTGAGCACGCAACCGATCTCGCGCCCGGTCGCCCAGCAGGCGGCCCGTTGGCTGTTGCATCTGCAGCAGGACAGCTCGCCGCAAGCCTTGCAGGGTTGCGCCGACTGGCGCGCCGCCCACGCCGACCACGAACGCGCCTGGCAACTGGCGGCGCGCTTCAGCGCCCAGGTGCAGGCGATACCCCCGCAACTTGCGCGCACAGCGTTGCAGCGCCCGGCGGCGCTGGGCCGGCGGGCAACGCTCAAGGCGCTGACTTCGCTGGTGGTGCTGGGCTCGCTGGGGGTGACCTTGCAGCGCACGGGCAGCCTGGACGGGCTGATGGCGGATATCAGCACCGGCGTGGGCGAACGTCGCCGGCTGACCCTGGACGATGGCAGCGAGCTGCACCTGAACACCGACAGCGCCGTGGATATCCGTTACAGCGCCGATGAGCGCCTGCTGGTGCTGCGCAGGGGCGAGCTGTATCTGCGCACGGGGGCGGACCCGCGGCCGTTGCGGGTGCAATCGGCGTGGGGCGCGTTCCAGCCGTTGGGGACGCGCTTTGCCGTGCGCCAGTTCGATGGGCATGACCGCTTGCAGGTGTTCGAGGGGGCGGTGGCGGCAACGCCTTTGCAGGGTGAGGCTGTGCGCATCGAGGCGGGTGGGCAGGCGTTGATCGGCGCCGATGGGGTGCATCAATTGGGCGCGGTGGCTGGCAGCGCGGGCTGGATTGATGGCGTGCTGCGGGTTGAGCGCATGCCGTTGGGGGAGTTCGTCGCCGAGCTGGGGCGCTATCGACCGGGCTGGACGCGCTGTGCGCCGGAGGTTGCGGGGGTACTGGTGTCGGGAACGTTCCAGTTGAACGATACCGAGGCGGCGCTGGCGGCGTTGGCGATGGCGTTCCCGGTGCGGGTCCAGTCTGTGACGCGGTATTGGGTGACGGTGGTGGCGGCTTGA
- a CDS encoding sigma-70 family RNA polymerase sigma factor — protein sequence MPPPAHRAPVQQLYRSHHTWLQGWLYRRVNDRCDAADLSQDTFVRLLTHSPPAELHEPRAYLATIARRLLLNLYRRRSLERAYLEALATLPEDQAPSAEHQAALLEALTAVDRVLARLPGKARRAFLLSQLEGWGQEQIAVEMGVNVRTVQRWLVKAYEECIVLGAEGWL from the coding sequence ATGCCACCACCTGCGCATCGTGCCCCTGTCCAACAGCTCTACCGCAGCCACCACACCTGGCTGCAGGGGTGGCTGTACCGGCGCGTGAACGACCGCTGCGATGCTGCCGACCTGAGCCAGGACACCTTCGTGCGCCTGCTCACCCACTCCCCGCCCGCCGAACTGCACGAACCGCGTGCGTACCTGGCCACCATCGCCCGCCGGTTGCTGCTGAACCTGTACCGGCGCCGCTCGCTGGAACGTGCTTACCTGGAGGCCCTGGCCACCCTGCCCGAGGATCAAGCGCCCAGTGCCGAACACCAGGCGGCCCTGCTGGAGGCGCTGACGGCTGTGGACCGGGTGTTGGCGCGCTTGCCGGGCAAGGCGCGCCGGGCGTTCCTGCTGTCGCAGCTGGAGGGCTGGGGCCAGGAGCAGATTGCCGTGGAGATGGGCGTGAACGTGCGCACGGTGCAGCGCTGGCTGGTCAAGGCCTATGAGGAATGCATCGTGCTGGGTGCGGAGGGCTGGCTGTGA
- a CDS encoding LysR family transcriptional regulator, protein MDQIHLMKVFVAVGELESFAAAARRLAISPAAVTRAITALEEQLGVKLLQRTTRSVRLTEAGSRYLEDTRHILASILEANEAAAGINAAPKGDLAVTAPILFGKKFVMPCIVRYLQQYPEVDISAFFLDRVVNLVEEGMDVAVRIGQLPDSGLKALRVGKMRRLLCAAPDYLARHGTPRHPSELQGHTVIAAGTLSPRTDWRFGAIDDPTLIRMKPRLTVTSNDAAIAAACAGLGIARLLSYQVADELAAGSLQVILAEYEEAPWPIHILHRESKYGSTKVRTFIDMLAEHLRSHEHLR, encoded by the coding sequence ATGGACCAGATCCACCTGATGAAGGTGTTCGTCGCCGTCGGCGAACTGGAAAGCTTCGCCGCCGCTGCCCGCCGCCTGGCCATTTCGCCTGCCGCCGTCACCCGCGCCATCACCGCCCTGGAAGAACAGCTCGGGGTCAAGCTGCTGCAGCGCACCACCCGCAGCGTACGCCTGACCGAAGCCGGCAGCCGCTACCTCGAAGACACCCGGCACATCCTCGCCAGCATCCTTGAGGCCAACGAAGCCGCCGCCGGCATCAACGCCGCACCCAAAGGTGACCTGGCCGTGACCGCGCCGATCCTGTTCGGCAAGAAGTTCGTCATGCCGTGCATCGTGCGCTACCTGCAGCAGTACCCCGAAGTGGACATTTCGGCATTCTTCCTCGACCGCGTGGTCAACCTGGTGGAGGAGGGCATGGACGTCGCCGTGCGCATCGGCCAGCTCCCCGACTCGGGCCTCAAGGCGTTGCGCGTGGGCAAGATGCGCCGGCTGCTGTGCGCCGCCCCCGACTACCTCGCGCGCCACGGCACCCCGCGCCACCCAAGCGAGCTGCAGGGCCACACGGTGATCGCCGCCGGCACGCTATCGCCGCGCACCGACTGGCGCTTCGGCGCCATCGACGACCCCACCCTGATCCGCATGAAGCCGCGCCTCACCGTCACCAGCAACGACGCCGCCATCGCCGCCGCCTGCGCCGGGCTGGGCATCGCCCGGTTGCTGTCCTACCAGGTGGCCGACGAGCTCGCCGCCGGCAGCCTGCAGGTAATCCTCGCCGAATACGAAGAAGCTCCCTGGCCGATCCATATCCTGCACCGCGAGAGCAAATACGGCTCGACCAAGGTGCGCACCTTCATCGACATGCTCGCCGAGCATCTGCGCAGCCACGAGCACCTGCGCTGA
- a CDS encoding pyridoxamine 5'-phosphate oxidase family protein — protein sequence MRSPWHEGEKRLQAQAGVAERMEVHGQKVIRDYMPDQHRSFFQQLPFMVAGAVDADGKPWATLLEGPQGFVSSPDPKQLLISATLPATDPASAGLVAGGAIGLLGIELHTRRRNRLNGHIRAASAGQLQVEVEHSFGNCPQYIQLREYTRVDEPAGERIDAHELSAAAIAMIENADTFFVASYVAQEDGQHSVDVSHRGGRPGFVKVEGNRLTIPDYAGNLHFNTLGNLLVNPQAGLLFVDFTSGNVLQLSGHAEVLLDSPLIQDFEGAERLWTLQVEHVVLRPAAVSLRWAFREYAPTSLSTGIWAEAEQRTRQRERQRQWQSWRVLRVEQESLDIRSFYLQPEDGQPVTFAPGQHLPVRLQLPGDKPLIRTYSLSSAPSDGQLRISVKAQGPASHYLHAQLHPGDLLQVRPPMGSFTLAPGSQRPIVLIGAGVGITPLIAMLREQLSLNQGRPIHLFHGGRSLAELPFRQELDALQQQAGGLLHIHRALSQPEADAVQGRDYQFASRLGIAQVKAMLALDDYDFYLCGPASFTQDLYEGLRSINVPDARIHAEAFGPSTLRRHGDSSQPVVPQPPAATEPVPVYFASSAKQARWAPGSGTLLELAESRGLTPEFSCRGGSCGTCKTKLVSGQVHYPNPPAEMPEQGTVLICCAVPADGGPLVLEA from the coding sequence ATGCGCTCTCCCTGGCACGAAGGTGAAAAGCGTCTGCAAGCCCAAGCCGGTGTAGCCGAGCGCATGGAGGTGCACGGGCAGAAGGTCATCCGCGACTACATGCCCGACCAGCACCGCAGCTTCTTCCAGCAGCTGCCGTTCATGGTGGCAGGCGCGGTGGACGCCGACGGCAAACCCTGGGCGACCCTGCTCGAAGGCCCGCAAGGCTTCGTCAGCTCGCCCGACCCCAAGCAACTGCTGATCAGCGCCACGCTGCCCGCCACCGACCCGGCCAGCGCCGGCCTGGTGGCGGGTGGCGCCATCGGCCTGCTCGGCATCGAGCTGCACACCCGTCGGCGCAACCGCCTCAACGGCCATATCCGAGCGGCCAGCGCCGGCCAGTTGCAGGTAGAAGTGGAGCACTCGTTCGGCAACTGCCCGCAGTACATCCAGCTGCGCGAATACACCCGGGTCGACGAGCCGGCCGGTGAGCGTATCGACGCCCACGAGCTGAGCGCTGCGGCCATCGCCATGATCGAAAATGCCGACACCTTCTTCGTCGCCAGCTACGTGGCGCAAGAGGATGGCCAGCATTCGGTGGACGTCTCCCACCGCGGCGGGCGCCCCGGTTTCGTCAAGGTCGAGGGCAACCGCCTGACCATCCCCGACTACGCCGGCAACCTGCATTTCAATACCCTCGGCAACCTGCTGGTAAACCCCCAGGCCGGCCTGCTGTTTGTCGACTTCACCAGCGGCAACGTGCTGCAACTGAGCGGCCATGCCGAGGTGTTGCTCGATAGCCCGCTGATCCAGGATTTCGAAGGCGCCGAGCGCCTGTGGACGCTGCAGGTCGAGCACGTGGTACTGCGCCCGGCGGCGGTATCGCTGCGCTGGGCATTTCGTGAATACGCCCCCACCAGCCTGAGCACCGGCATCTGGGCCGAAGCCGAGCAACGTACCCGGCAGCGCGAACGCCAGCGCCAGTGGCAAAGCTGGCGCGTACTGCGCGTCGAACAGGAGAGCCTGGATATCCGCTCGTTCTACCTGCAACCCGAAGACGGCCAGCCGGTGACGTTTGCCCCTGGCCAACACCTCCCGGTGCGTCTGCAACTGCCGGGTGACAAGCCGCTGATCCGCACCTACAGCCTGTCGAGCGCCCCCTCTGACGGCCAGCTGCGCATCAGCGTCAAGGCCCAGGGCCCGGCGTCACACTACCTGCATGCGCAACTGCACCCCGGCGACCTTTTGCAGGTGCGCCCGCCCATGGGCAGTTTCACCCTGGCCCCAGGCAGCCAGCGGCCGATCGTGCTGATCGGCGCCGGCGTCGGCATCACCCCGCTGATCGCCATGCTGCGCGAGCAATTGAGCCTGAACCAGGGCCGTCCCATTCACCTGTTCCACGGCGGCCGCTCACTCGCCGAACTGCCGTTCCGCCAGGAGCTGGATGCGCTGCAACAGCAGGCCGGCGGCCTGCTGCACATACACCGCGCCCTGAGCCAGCCCGAAGCCGACGCCGTGCAAGGCCGCGACTACCAGTTCGCCAGCCGCCTGGGCATCGCGCAGGTGAAGGCCATGCTGGCGCTGGACGACTACGACTTCTACCTGTGCGGCCCGGCCAGCTTCACCCAGGACCTCTACGAAGGCCTGCGCAGTATCAACGTGCCCGACGCCCGCATCCACGCCGAAGCCTTCGGCCCCTCGACCCTGCGCCGCCACGGCGACAGCAGCCAGCCCGTGGTACCGCAGCCCCCGGCCGCCACCGAGCCGGTGCCGGTGTACTTCGCCAGCTCCGCCAAGCAAGCCCGCTGGGCGCCTGGCAGCGGCACGCTGCTGGAACTGGCCGAAAGCCGTGGCCTGACGCCGGAGTTCAGCTGCCGTGGCGGCTCGTGCGGCACTTGCAAGACCAAGCTGGTCAGCGGCCAGGTGCATTACCCCAACCCGCCCGCCGAAATGCCCGAGCAAGGCACGGTGCTGATCTGCTGCGCCGTGCCTGCGGATGGTGGGCCCTTGGTACTGGAGGCATGA
- a CDS encoding glutathione S-transferase family protein, which translates to MTTPIKLYNFPKSGHAHRIELMLSLLNLPTELVFVDLAKGEHKQPAFLALNPFGQVPVIDDNGTVLADSNAILVYLAKAYGAEQWLPQDPLGAARVQRWLSVAAGPLAFGPAAARLVTVFGASFNTDEVIGRAHTLLKVIDAELAQRPFLVGEQATIADVANYSYIAHAPEGNVSLQPYPNVRAWLARIEALPGFVPMPRTVVGLQTTL; encoded by the coding sequence ATGACCACCCCGATCAAGCTCTACAACTTCCCCAAGTCCGGCCACGCCCACCGCATCGAGCTGATGCTCTCGCTGCTGAACCTGCCCACCGAACTGGTCTTCGTCGACCTGGCCAAAGGCGAGCACAAGCAACCCGCCTTCCTCGCCCTCAACCCCTTCGGCCAGGTACCGGTGATCGACGACAACGGCACCGTCCTCGCCGACTCCAACGCCATCCTGGTCTACCTGGCCAAGGCCTACGGCGCTGAGCAGTGGCTGCCCCAGGACCCGCTCGGCGCCGCCCGCGTGCAGCGCTGGCTGTCGGTGGCCGCCGGCCCCCTGGCCTTCGGCCCTGCCGCCGCGCGCCTGGTGACGGTGTTCGGCGCCTCGTTCAACACCGACGAAGTGATCGGCCGCGCCCACACCTTGCTCAAGGTGATCGACGCAGAGCTTGCCCAGCGCCCGTTCCTGGTGGGCGAGCAGGCCACCATCGCCGATGTCGCCAACTACTCGTACATCGCCCACGCCCCAGAAGGCAACGTGTCGCTGCAGCCATACCCCAACGTGCGCGCCTGGCTGGCCCGCATCGAAGCGCTGCCGGGCTTCGTACCGATGCCGCGCACCGTGGTCGGCCTGCAAACCACCCTGTAA